ccacattctCACTAGCATGTGCTGCCAaatgttttgatcttagccattctaatggatataagatggaatctcagagtcatttgatCTGCATtttccttatgactaaggatgctgaacattttccttaattgcttcttggtcattcgagattcctctgttgagaattctgtttagctctgtaccctattattaattgggttatttggtttgttggtgtctaaatgctggagttctttatatattttggatattgacCCTCTGttagatatagggttggtaaaaatcttttcccaatctataggctgccattttgtcctattggcagtatcctttcccttacagaagactttcagtttcatgagttcccatttgtcagttgttgatcttagagcctgagccattaattttcttttcagtaagttttctcctataccgatgtgttcaaggctattcccccactttcttttctattagatttagtgtgtctggttttttGTTGAAGTCTTcaatccacttggatttgagttttgtgcagggtgataaatatggatctattttcattcttccacatgcagacatctagttaaaccagcaccatttgttgaagatgatttctttcttttttttttttcattgtatggtttgggcttctttatcaaaaaatcaagtgtccataggtgtgtgggtttatttcagggtcctcaatttgattccattgaacaatgtgtctgtttctgtaccaatactgtacagtttttattactattgctctgtagtacaacttgagatcATGAATGGTGATAcctacagaagttcttttatattACAAGATTGTTTTGAGTATCCTgtggttttaatttttccttatgaagttgagaatttctcttttaaTGTCTGTAAaaaattgtattggaattttgatgggaattttattgaatcagtagattgcttttggtaaaatgaccattttaattatattaatcctaccagtcCATGAGCATTAGACCCAAACTATTCTTGAGTTTAATTGTTAATTCTCTATTAATTTCACAGAGATAGTATTATCTGAATTACTACGatataaataaatttctttaataATGTCTTAATATTTGAAGTTCTAACTCTCTACACACATTGTGCACCACAATTTCTTCTTCACAGTCTGTGTATACTCTTTGGAATACCATTTTTGAACttagtttatattttctttgatatgTGCTGAATGTCACTTTTATCTAGCAACTCCCTTAAATGTTCTCTTCCAGTACTGTCACAACCATGTTATTATTTCACAGACACCTTTCCACATATATCACAAGTGTAactcatattttcttcattgtttcatgAACAATTGTTTCATGCATCATAAAAATTtaagttggtttttcttttttcatatatgaattttaacccTCCTGTCAAAACTAGCcagaaactttcatttttttcttaatgtccATGAGTAGTTATATCTATGCATCACATATGTGCCTAATGCCTTCAGAGACTAACAGAGGGCATCATAGTCTCTCAAACAAAAGTAAAGGCATTTATAAGCTGTCATGCagctgctgagaattgaacctgggtgtTTTGGAAGAGCAGAGAGTTCTCCTAACATCAGAGACATATTTCCAGCCCTCCCAGGAGAATTTAAACTATATTGCATTTTATCTATTTAAAAACCAGCAGtggtcttaatttttaaaaaaagcagtgGTTATAAGAAGGATTTGGAGGATGGGGGATGAGGCTATTGTACACtgcaaacaaacagaataaaaataagcaGATATGTTCATTAGAACATGttagaagaaaaatatgaaatccTAGAACTACCCAATTACACATCACTTTTAATGCAAGCCCCTTCTATATGACTGAAGGTCATGAACTCAATCATACTGCATTCTTATTGTTTCTGACAAACAGGTAGATACAAAAACATCtcaatgggaagagaaaaccAGAGCTTTGTAGATGAATTTGTGTTGCTGGGCCTTTCGCAAGATGCACAGACTCAGATCCTCCTGTTTGTCCTTTTCTTCATCGTTTACATTCTGACTGTACTTGGAAACCTGCTCATCATTGTCCTCATCCTCATGGATTCTCGACTCCACACCCCCATGTACTTTTTTCTTAGAAATCTTTCTTTTGCAGATCTCTGTTTCTCAAATAGCATTGTTCCTCAAGTGCTGTCCCACTTCCTGGTAAAAAGGAAAACTATTTCCTTTTGGGGCTGTGTGACACAGGTAATTGTCTCCCTTCAGATTGGGTGTACAGAGTGTGCACTGCTGGCGGTGAtgtcctatgaccgctatgtggctgTGTGCAAACCACTGCACTACTCCACCATCATGACCCAACAACTATGCCTGCAGTTGGCCCTAGGGTCCTGGGCCAGTGGGCTCCTAGTATGTTTGGTAGATATTGCTGTTGCTTTCCATCTTCCCTATCGAGGGCAGAACATAGTCAGCCATTACTTTTGTGAACTTCCTGCACTTCTGAAGGTGGCTTCAGCAGATACTTACAGCACAGAAATGGCCATCTTTGCAATGGGTGTGGTAATCCTCCTAGCACCTGTCTCCCTCATCCTCATCTCCTACTGGAACATCATATCCACTGTGATCCAGATGCAGTCTGGAGAGGGGAGACTCAaggtgttctcaacctgtggatctcaCCTCATTGTTGTTGTCCTCTTCTATGGGTCTGCAATATTTAACTATATGCAGCCAAACACCAAAACTAGGAAGAAACAGGATAAGATAATGTCTGTGTTCTATACAGTGGTGACTCCAATGCTAAACCCCATAATTTATAGTCTTCGGAACAAGGATGTCAAAAGTGCCTTCAGGAAACTAGCTGCAAGAGTGGTATTCTTTCGAAAGCAATGACCTATAGGGATGGTTTTTATCACCATGGTAACATCTTTGAAAATGGGGCAGGATTTTTCCGAGGCATTTCAGGAAGAATTGTGAAACAGAAGAACACATTGTGGAAATGGTGACCACTCTAAGCCAGAGCAAATTGACAAAGGTCTTTTGATTATGAGAGGTGAGATGTACTATTTCAATGAGTGGATAGTTATTTAATCTGTCTTGGACCCAGTTTAGACATAAGCATAGCCAAAGCTGCTGGCACATGCCTCAAATCCCAGTGTGCTGTCTAGTTTTATGTTAATATCAATGGCAACTTGGCATGGTTCTTATCATTTGAGGGGAAGGAAACTCAACTGAGAAATTGCTTCTGTAAGGATTGGCTGTAGACAAACCTGTAGAGAATTCTCTTAATTAGTAATATGGGATGGCCCATCCCATTGTGTGGACAAGCCCTAGGTTGGTAATCCTAGGATCAAtaaagaagcaggctgagcaagccatgaagagcaagtcagtaagcaacacccctccatggcttctgcatcagctcctgcccaaTTTGAGTTCCATAAAAGTGTAACATGAGTTCTTCTCTGCTCATTTATAGGCATGAGTGAAGCGTTACTTTGGGGTGTCTAGGTGGCCCCCAAGCAATCACGTCACTAAAATGTCTCACCTAGCATGGATCACTTCCTTGTAGCAGCATAAATAGGAGTCTCCACCACCACACTTCAATTTACCTTCCACATATTGTATGTATTGTCTTACCACCTCACAAGACTGTTGAAACTACATGCAGTTTAGCAAAGTTACACAAAAATGAGAGGAAAGTATAGGCAAGAGTGCCTGGCATCTCCAATCTAACCTATGGACTCTCTCTACCTGCTTCTATCAGTGGTGGCAACAGGCCTGATAGAGAGGGTTGCTTGCAAGTAGTCAAAGCTGCTCTGCTACAATTTCCTATGGCTGTAATGCTGGGAAGATGTCATTCTACAAATAAAGACTGAAGCAGATCTTTCCTTTGTGGGTTCACTATTGAATTTCCAATATCTAGACCAGAACCTACCACAAATTAGGGTCTCAATAAAAATATGATGGCCTCCAGGGAggactctgaccccaggactcagccaGGAAttggagctgagacccagacctctgggcaccttccctgccagaggagagtcggcctccagaaagggctctgaccccaggactcaggtgagagcatcACCTTGTACccagggtctctcagagaccagtcacCACAGGAGACCATGTGGgatacagaagcaacacagctccttggtcagggtcccttcaggccttcaacttcagccaggaggcagagctgagctccagacctctgtgcaccttcactgcaagaaaaaggagaacttgcctgcagagagtgctctgatcactgagactcaggagagagctggactcccaggagtgctgacagaagcttaaaaaatcacaggaagaacaaactccagccagagacagttaaaacaactaacaccagagattaccagaaggcAAAATGCAAACctaagaatcttaataacagaaaccaagaccactcagcatcatcaaattccagtactcccacctcagccagtcctggagaccccaacacacccaaaaagcaaaatTTGggattaaaatcatatctcatgaagctggtagaggatttaaagaaaagcattaataactcacttaaagaaatacaggagaacactgactgctaaaagggtagaagtccttaaagaggaagcacaaaaatcccttaaagaatcacaggaaaacactgctaaacaggtagaagtccttaaagaaaaaacacaaaaatcccatgAAGAATTACAGGcaaacacaaacaggtgatggaattgaacaaaaccatccaagatctaaaaatggaagtagaaacaatgaagaaaactcaaagggagacaactctggatagaaaccctgggaaacaTTTATTATCTTCTGAAGCATGTAAAAGGGCCACAggtccaaagctgcaggatttcCACAACACAGGTCAGTAACAGGATATACAGAAAAGTCCCAGTGAAGATCCAGTATAGATAGTGTCCTGAAAGCTAAAGACCTTGAAACAGACCAATAACTCATTGCAATGAGCATCGgcaagtaaagaaatgtggacaaaGGGTGTACTGGGTGAcatactgtgacacactacagcttccacaacaagattttcttttctatcttattttatttggggaagaggttgcaagggtggagggtggatacgaagggatggggagatgagtggtatTGGGGAGCATGATGTGAAAGTCACAATGACTCAATAAAacgataaaaaagaaaaaaaaaaaaaaaaaaaaaaaaaaagaaaccctgggaaagaaattaggaaccatagatgtgagcattagcaacagaatacaagaaatggaagagagaatctcaggtgcaaaagagtCTGTAGAaaatatggacacaacaatcaaagaaaatgcaaaatgtaaaaagatcctaacccaaacatccaggaaatccaggatgcaatgggaagaccaagcctaaggataataggtacagatgataatgaagattttcaacttagagggccagcaagtatcttcaacaaaattatagaagaaaacttccccaacctaaaaaaagagatgcccatgaacatacaaaaagcctacagaagtcccaacagactggaccagaaaagaaattcctcctgacacataataatcagaacaacaaatgcactaaataaaaatagatattaaaagcagtaaggggaaaaggtcaaataacatataaaggcagatcaaTTAGAATCACACCataattctcaccagagactatgaaagccagaagatcctggacagatgttatacagaccctaagagaacacaaatgccagcccagattactatacccagcaaaactctcaattagcatagaaggagaaagcaaagtattccatgacaaagccaaactaacacaatatctttccacaaatcaagcCCGTCAAAGGATactaaagggaaaactccaacacaaggacgaaaacctcgccctagaaaaagcaagaaagtaatccttcaacaaacctaaaagaacacagccatggaaacagaatcccaactctaaaaacaagaataacaggaagcaacaattatttttccttaatatctcttaatatcagtggactcaattccccaataaaaagaaatagaaaaacagactggctatataaacaggactcaacattttgctgcatacaggcaacccacctcagggacaaagacagacactacctcagagtaaaaggctggaaaacaattttttaagaaatggtccgaagaaacaagctggagtagccattctaatatcgagtaaaatcgacttccaacccagcgttatcaaaaaagacaaggaggagaacttcatacccatcaaaggtaaaaatcttccatgatgaactcttaattctgaatatttacactccaaatgcaagggcatccacattcattaaagaaactatagtaaagctcaaagcacacattgcccctcacacaataatactgggagacttcaacaccccattctcatcaatggacagatcctggaaacagaaactaaacagagacacattgaaactaacagaagttatgaaacaaatggatttaacaaatatctaaaatatctacattttatcctaaaacaaaaggatataccttcttctcagcacctcatggtacctcctccaaaattgaccatataatcagtcacaaaacaggccccaacagatacaaaaatattgaaattatcccatgcatcctatcagatcaccacagactaaggttgctcttcaataacaacataaataatagaaagctaacattcacgtggaagctgaacaacactctactcaat
This Mus musculus strain C57BL/6J chromosome 7, GRCm38.p6 C57BL/6J DNA region includes the following protein-coding sequences:
- the Olfr716 gene encoding olfactory receptor 716; translation: MGRENQSFVDEFVLLGLSQDAQTQILLFVLFFIVYILTVLGNLLIIVLILMDSRLHTPMYFFLRNLSFADLCFSNSIVPQVLSHFLVKRKTISFWGCVTQVIVSLQIGCTECALLAVMSYDRYVAVCKPLHYSTIMTQQLCLQLALGSWASGLLVCLVDIAVAFHLPYRGQNIVSHYFCELPALLKVASADTYSTEMAIFAMGVVILLAPVSLILISYWNIISTVIQMQSGEGRLKVFSTCGSHLIVVVLFYGSAIFNYMQPNTKTRKKQDKIMSVFYTVVTPMLNPIIYSLRNKDVKSAFRKLAARVVFFRKQ